A region from the Armatimonadota bacterium genome encodes:
- a CDS encoding sugar phosphate isomerase/epimerase, with protein sequence MSRPGIERELMTRRGFLAAAASLAASGAAGAATEKNLYAPFRMGVQSYSLRAFSAEQMLQMTQTGLKLQYLEGFSQHFPITADRKALDGYRALLRKYGIQMRAYGVVNFTSDEADARRTFDFARAMDVRMLSAYPLPGTLDMLDRLVDEYRINIGIHNHGPGDALYDRIDKVLKAITGHHQRIGVCIDTGHELRSDQDPVEAARIFGKRVYGIHLKDVRQLPNGDRVFTEIGKGLLDTVGLLKVLKKNGFPGRGMLSLEYEDHADNPMPYMEQCLSATQAAVKTVNSA encoded by the coding sequence ATGAGCAGACCTGGAATCGAGCGGGAGTTGATGACGCGGCGCGGCTTTCTCGCGGCAGCAGCCTCCCTGGCGGCATCCGGAGCGGCCGGCGCCGCGACCGAAAAGAACCTGTACGCACCGTTTCGCATGGGCGTTCAGTCGTACTCGCTCCGGGCGTTCTCTGCGGAGCAGATGCTGCAGATGACGCAAACCGGGCTGAAGTTGCAGTATCTGGAGGGCTTTAGCCAGCACTTCCCCATCACCGCCGACCGGAAGGCGCTGGACGGCTACAGGGCGCTCCTCCGCAAATATGGGATTCAGATGCGCGCGTACGGGGTGGTCAACTTCACAAGCGACGAGGCAGATGCCCGCCGTACGTTCGACTTTGCGCGGGCGATGGATGTCAGGATGCTCTCCGCCTACCCGCTGCCCGGCACGCTGGATATGCTGGACCGGCTGGTGGACGAATACCGGATCAATATCGGCATCCACAACCATGGACCAGGCGACGCGCTGTACGATCGGATTGACAAGGTTCTGAAGGCGATTACCGGCCACCATCAGCGCATCGGCGTCTGCATCGATACGGGACACGAATTACGATCCGATCAGGATCCGGTGGAGGCCGCCCGGATCTTCGGCAAGCGGGTCTACGGTATCCACCTGAAGGACGTCCGTCAACTACCGAACGGCGACCGGGTGTTTACCGAGATCGGCAAGGGCTTGCTGGATACCGTGGGCCTCCTCAAGGTGCTGAAGAAGAACGGGTTTCCCGGGCGCGGCATGTTGTCACTGGAGTACGAGGACCACGCCGATAATCCGATGCCCTACATGGAGCAGTGCCTTAGCGCGACGCAGGCTGCCGTTAAGACCGTTAACAGCGCGTAA
- a CDS encoding sulfatase-like hydrolase/transferase, which produces MPKRPPNILMIVIDSLRADHCSTYGYPRSTTPFAAQLARRGVQFNNHFSAYIPTTPAYTTIFTGRDVMAHEIVSLSPKGPIDAAIPTLPELLAEHAGYKSVRVGFGGDFFRGFTSTTGYDEGWLAWSDGPARKAENLNNAAIPELERLAAGSEPWLLFMRHMDPHAPYLPPAPFDRAFYTRDPADPNLPDTMSPVRDFPNFADFHLSWMPPGIRDINHPIAMYDGAVAYMDACIQAILNRLDDLGQRENTLIIWSADHGETLADHGCYFDHHGLYEPTLHVPLILSHPGQLPQGTTVDGITLHEDMLPTILDYVGLHDLLESLPMEGRSMLPLARDGANSHRSEFYLTECTWMRKRGWRTPEWKLIEACEPDFHHKPPVELYNLVTDPEEAVNLVEQEPELTACLQKRMHRWVDERVQKTGKPDPILQYELGLDRRIGSIATAQKLQDR; this is translated from the coding sequence ATGCCCAAACGCCCGCCGAATATTCTGATGATCGTCATCGACAGCCTGCGCGCCGACCATTGCAGCACCTATGGTTACCCGCGATCCACCACGCCATTTGCTGCGCAGCTTGCGCGGCGCGGCGTTCAGTTCAACAATCACTTCAGCGCCTACATCCCGACCACGCCGGCGTACACAACCATTTTCACCGGTCGTGACGTGATGGCGCACGAGATTGTGTCGCTCAGTCCCAAGGGGCCGATCGACGCAGCCATCCCGACGCTGCCCGAGCTGCTGGCCGAGCATGCCGGCTACAAGTCGGTGCGCGTCGGCTTCGGTGGTGACTTCTTTCGGGGGTTCACCAGCACCACCGGCTACGACGAGGGTTGGCTCGCCTGGTCCGATGGCCCTGCACGCAAGGCGGAAAACCTGAACAACGCCGCGATCCCCGAGCTGGAGCGCCTCGCTGCCGGGTCGGAGCCGTGGCTGCTCTTTATGCGGCATATGGATCCGCACGCGCCTTACCTGCCTCCGGCGCCATTCGACCGTGCCTTCTACACCCGTGATCCGGCCGACCCGAACCTGCCCGACACGATGAGCCCGGTTCGCGATTTTCCGAACTTTGCCGACTTTCACCTGTCGTGGATGCCTCCCGGAATACGCGATATCAACCATCCTATAGCGATGTACGACGGCGCGGTGGCGTATATGGATGCCTGCATCCAGGCGATCCTGAACCGGCTCGACGACCTCGGTCAGCGCGAAAATACTCTGATCATCTGGAGCGCTGACCACGGTGAGACGCTGGCCGACCACGGCTGCTATTTCGACCATCACGGACTCTATGAGCCCACGCTGCACGTTCCGCTAATCCTCTCGCATCCCGGCCAGCTCCCGCAGGGCACCACGGTGGATGGCATCACTCTTCACGAGGATATGCTGCCCACCATCCTGGACTACGTGGGTCTACACGACCTGCTCGAGAGTCTGCCGATGGAGGGGCGCAGCATGCTGCCGCTGGCCCGCGACGGAGCCAACAGCCACCGCTCGGAGTTCTACCTCACCGAGTGCACCTGGATGCGGAAACGCGGATGGCGCACACCGGAATGGAAGCTGATAGAGGCGTGTGAGCCGGATTTCCATCATAAGCCGCCGGTGGAGCTCTACAACCTCGTCACCGACCCGGAAGAGGCGGTCAATCTGGTGGAGCAGGAGCCGGAGCTTACAGCGTGTCTGCAAAAGCGAATGCACCGCTGGGTGGATGAGCGCGTTCAGAAGACGGGCAAACCCGATCCGATTCTGCAGTACGAACTCGGACTCGATCGGCGCATCGGCTCGATAGCGACGGCGCAAAAACTGCAAGACAGATAG
- a CDS encoding tetratricopeptide repeat protein: MSAERSELDALKAEALRLFESGDLDGAETALRAIVADESGRLGPDHPDTLLSLEHLAVVLAHKRQDAAADALYARVLEARIRILGENDHATAATRSVVAWRAYRAGDAPGAEKMLRLAVTSLEHDPGPDSPDTITAQRRLGELLLQRGAATEAAGYFDRAMTSAGRVFGAAHHETLSLADALSAALWQTGDTAGSAALLSRRLRTCEAQLGPDDPETLEAASALAGMHYRSGDHGRAESLFRTVLEKRRRISGERHPRTMKAVENLAAVLEAAGKQAEALETWRAARADRDRLFGPDHPTALLALQMLAGAEFRLGSVDAALSSYEEHIRRADAALGRDHALTVASVNDLAGILYARGDGISAIPLLQRVLSVALRTEGPDSEAAMTTQNNLAVVLCRSGDLDAGVPMLREASEAQERVYGLYHAGTAACLNDLGGILFEQGDLSGAEAVCRRALLAEEHLRGPDDPYTLRIVTNLAGILRARRDFAGAAELYRRALDGREKTLGATHEETLASRRDLKEALAEAGG, from the coding sequence ATGAGCGCGGAACGGTCGGAGCTGGACGCGCTCAAAGCGGAAGCACTGCGGCTGTTTGAGAGCGGCGATCTCGACGGCGCCGAGACTGCGCTGCGGGCGATTGTTGCCGACGAATCCGGGCGCTTGGGCCCGGACCACCCGGATACCCTGTTGAGCCTTGAGCATCTGGCCGTCGTACTGGCCCATAAGCGTCAGGACGCCGCAGCGGACGCCCTCTACGCGCGCGTTCTGGAAGCACGGATTCGCATTCTCGGCGAAAACGACCACGCGACCGCAGCCACACGGAGTGTTGTAGCCTGGCGCGCGTATCGCGCCGGTGACGCTCCAGGCGCGGAGAAAATGCTGCGCCTGGCGGTCACCAGCCTGGAGCATGATCCCGGCCCCGATTCGCCAGATACCATCACGGCCCAGCGACGGCTGGGCGAGTTGCTGCTTCAGCGTGGCGCCGCCACGGAGGCTGCCGGATACTTCGACCGTGCGATGACATCGGCAGGGCGGGTATTCGGCGCGGCGCACCACGAGACGCTCTCGCTGGCGGACGCGCTGTCGGCCGCGCTGTGGCAAACCGGCGACACAGCTGGCTCGGCGGCACTTCTGAGCCGCCGGCTCCGAACGTGCGAGGCGCAGCTCGGGCCGGACGACCCGGAAACGCTGGAAGCAGCTTCCGCGCTGGCCGGCATGCACTATCGCAGCGGTGACCACGGTCGGGCAGAGTCGCTGTTTCGAACTGTGCTTGAGAAACGGCGTCGCATCTCCGGCGAGCGTCACCCACGCACAATGAAAGCCGTGGAGAACCTGGCGGCGGTCCTGGAAGCCGCCGGCAAGCAGGCGGAGGCGCTTGAAACGTGGCGCGCGGCCCGTGCCGATCGCGACCGCCTTTTCGGCCCGGACCATCCGACCGCGCTTCTGGCCCTCCAGATGCTGGCCGGCGCAGAATTCCGCCTGGGCTCGGTGGATGCGGCGCTATCGAGCTACGAGGAGCATATTCGGCGAGCTGACGCCGCACTGGGCCGCGACCACGCCTTGACGGTGGCATCTGTAAACGACCTGGCCGGCATCCTCTACGCGCGCGGCGACGGCATCTCAGCCATTCCCCTGCTCCAGCGCGTTCTGTCCGTAGCGCTCCGCACCGAGGGCCCGGATAGTGAAGCGGCGATGACAACACAGAACAACCTCGCCGTTGTACTCTGCCGCTCTGGCGACCTGGATGCCGGCGTGCCGATGCTCCGCGAAGCATCGGAAGCGCAGGAGCGGGTCTATGGCCTGTACCACGCAGGAACGGCGGCCTGCTTGAACGATCTCGGCGGCATCCTCTTTGAGCAGGGCGACCTTAGCGGCGCAGAGGCTGTCTGCCGGCGTGCGCTGCTTGCCGAAGAGCACCTGCGCGGGCCTGACGATCCGTACACGCTGCGGATTGTGACGAACTTAGCGGGGATCTTGCGGGCGCGGCGTGATTTTGCAGGCGCCGCCGAGTTGTACCGGCGTGCACTCGACGGACGCGAAAAGACTCTCGGCGCAACGCACGAAGAGACGCTGGCCTCGCGGCGCGATCTGAAGGAGGCGCTGGCCGAGGCTGGCGGCTGA
- a CDS encoding Gfo/Idh/MocA family oxidoreductase, which yields MTLRVAVVGAGGIGNTHGPIYLRHKDVELVGYCDIIPERADRSATRDGVKTWHSVQEMLADVKLDAVSVCSAGADNGGDHHKPTMECLEAGLHVLCEKPISNNIVHAREMVAKAEEMGVCFGINLNHRFTPPSARAKQWMDDGKLGTPLICNMTMWIGNGNETSPWFHIRALHPHSLDIMRYFCGNAVRVHAFFNHAPREDGPNGLRVCWSNAQVNILFENGVVGHLTGSYDANPAHNLERCEVMGSEGRFVLENLFEELTFYPRRSEELTVLRNSIMGGMGGFGQTFDRRIGRWIEQLTAGTPRDQIEASGRDGLAVQEIIEAAIESWQNNCVVDLADPARIAA from the coding sequence ATGACACTTCGAGTAGCGGTGGTAGGCGCCGGAGGTATCGGAAACACGCATGGTCCGATCTATTTGCGCCACAAGGATGTGGAACTGGTGGGGTATTGCGACATCATTCCGGAGCGCGCGGACCGGTCTGCCACTCGCGACGGCGTGAAGACCTGGCACAGTGTTCAGGAGATGCTGGCCGATGTGAAGCTGGACGCCGTATCGGTATGTTCTGCTGGAGCGGATAACGGCGGTGACCACCACAAACCAACGATGGAGTGTCTGGAGGCCGGCTTGCACGTGTTGTGCGAGAAACCGATCAGCAACAACATCGTCCATGCTCGTGAGATGGTGGCCAAAGCTGAGGAGATGGGCGTCTGCTTCGGCATCAACCTGAACCACCGTTTCACGCCGCCGAGCGCACGGGCGAAGCAGTGGATGGATGACGGCAAACTGGGCACGCCACTCATCTGCAACATGACGATGTGGATCGGCAACGGGAACGAGACGTCACCGTGGTTCCACATCAGGGCCCTCCATCCGCACTCGCTCGACATCATGCGGTACTTTTGCGGCAACGCAGTACGGGTTCATGCCTTTTTCAACCATGCTCCGCGGGAAGATGGGCCAAACGGTCTGCGCGTCTGCTGGAGCAACGCCCAGGTGAACATCCTCTTTGAGAACGGCGTTGTGGGGCACCTCACGGGCTCGTACGACGCCAATCCTGCGCACAATCTGGAGCGTTGCGAGGTTATGGGCAGCGAGGGGCGGTTTGTGCTGGAGAACCTGTTTGAAGAGCTTACGTTCTATCCGCGGCGAAGCGAGGAGCTCACGGTGCTGCGCAACAGCATCATGGGCGGGATGGGCGGTTTTGGGCAGACGTTCGACCGCAGAATTGGGCGGTGGATCGAGCAGCTCACCGCAGGCACGCCGCGCGACCAGATCGAGGCGAGCGGGCGCGATGGCCTGGCTGTTCAGGAGATCATCGAGGCGGCCATCGAGAGCTGGCAGAATAACTGCGTGGTCGACCTGGCCGATCCGGCCAGAATCGCCGCATAG
- a CDS encoding Gfo/Idh/MocA family oxidoreductase: protein MTFRAAVVGAGQIGRSHLAAYQSCAEVELVAVCDLLRDRADAAAAEFGGKAYTSIAAMAAAERLDAVSVCTAGAQNGSHHFAPVMQCLECGWHVLCEKPLSNHLTEARTMVNHAAKLGLCLGTDLNHRFTPQAELARRWVAEGRLGAILMSNVTLWIDNPNDRSEWVHLRALHPHSLDVMRYFCGRAVKVQAFVNHGPRTDGEPGLRVCWSNCQVNVLFESGALGHLTGSYDANMKLNLERCEVLGDKGRFVIDNCFERLTFYPRHGEEITVVPNPLFGGMAGFEGTIERRVKRWCAQLAAGAKLDEVEGSGAEGLAVQEIIEGAIESWETGCVVDLENG from the coding sequence ATGACTTTTCGTGCAGCCGTTGTTGGCGCCGGACAGATCGGCCGCAGTCACCTTGCCGCGTACCAGTCGTGCGCCGAGGTGGAGCTGGTGGCCGTATGTGACCTGCTTCGTGACCGCGCGGATGCGGCCGCGGCGGAATTCGGCGGGAAGGCGTATACCAGTATTGCGGCGATGGCCGCGGCAGAGCGGCTGGACGCCGTTTCGGTGTGCACCGCAGGCGCGCAGAATGGCTCGCACCATTTCGCGCCGGTGATGCAGTGCCTGGAGTGCGGCTGGCATGTACTGTGTGAAAAGCCGCTCTCGAATCACCTGACCGAAGCCCGGACCATGGTGAACCACGCGGCCAAGCTCGGCCTGTGCCTTGGAACCGATCTGAACCACCGGTTCACTCCTCAGGCAGAACTTGCCCGGCGGTGGGTTGCGGAGGGCCGTCTCGGCGCCATCCTGATGTCGAATGTGACACTCTGGATCGATAACCCCAACGACCGCTCCGAGTGGGTTCATCTTCGTGCTCTGCACCCACACAGCCTGGACGTGATGCGGTACTTCTGCGGGCGCGCCGTAAAGGTACAGGCGTTTGTGAACCACGGGCCCCGAACCGATGGCGAGCCCGGCTTGCGGGTGTGCTGGAGCAACTGCCAGGTGAACGTGCTGTTCGAAAGCGGGGCGCTGGGACACCTGACCGGCAGTTACGACGCCAACATGAAACTCAATCTGGAGCGGTGCGAGGTGCTCGGCGACAAGGGCCGGTTTGTGATCGACAACTGCTTCGAGCGACTGACTTTCTATCCGCGCCACGGCGAAGAGATCACCGTTGTACCCAACCCACTCTTCGGCGGCATGGCGGGATTTGAAGGCACCATAGAGCGGCGCGTAAAGCGTTGGTGCGCGCAGTTGGCGGCCGGCGCGAAGCTGGATGAGGTTGAAGGCAGCGGCGCTGAGGGACTGGCTGTGCAGGAAATCATTGAGGGCGCCATCGAAAGCTGGGAAACCGGCTGCGTGGTGGATCTTGAAAACGGCTAG
- a CDS encoding trypsin-like peptidase domain-containing protein has product MKPTLPTRASLLALAALLCTALTAAPAAAQDSAALAALLARVSPSIVTVRIVTTTTYKSGGQEQNSESRMELQGVVVTPQGLVMLSYLPFNSVRMKQLMGAFGGGGDSSFGITIKPTKFKVVFENDLNEYEAYLAATDQKLDLAFIQVEGLNGKALTPVQFTGGGTPAIGDRVYSIGRLTKGYDYAPFFQNARVCGQINKPRPAWLVDGSVTEMGLPVYNSAGSVVGVLTDINAASGADSGDSGADFMSMARMFGGGAGMQSFLVPSSGVNGVIALATTQAADLAAKRAAAAKATPAAPAKPKPF; this is encoded by the coding sequence ATGAAACCGACCCTGCCAACGCGGGCATCGCTCCTCGCTTTGGCCGCACTGTTGTGCACGGCGCTGACCGCCGCGCCGGCAGCGGCGCAAGATAGCGCCGCGCTCGCCGCCCTCCTCGCGCGCGTATCGCCATCCATCGTCACTGTGCGCATTGTTACAACCACCACGTACAAGAGTGGCGGGCAGGAGCAGAACAGCGAATCCCGGATGGAGCTCCAGGGTGTGGTGGTCACTCCGCAGGGCCTGGTCATGCTGTCGTATCTGCCGTTCAACAGCGTCCGGATGAAGCAGCTGATGGGCGCCTTCGGTGGTGGAGGCGACTCCAGCTTCGGTATCACCATCAAGCCGACCAAGTTCAAGGTGGTGTTCGAGAACGATCTGAACGAATATGAGGCGTATCTTGCCGCTACCGACCAGAAGCTGGACCTGGCCTTCATCCAGGTGGAGGGGCTGAACGGCAAGGCGCTTACGCCCGTTCAATTCACGGGCGGTGGCACGCCGGCTATCGGTGACAGGGTCTACTCTATCGGACGGCTGACAAAGGGCTATGACTATGCGCCGTTCTTTCAGAACGCCCGTGTGTGCGGTCAGATCAACAAACCGCGCCCGGCGTGGCTGGTGGATGGAAGCGTGACCGAGATGGGGCTGCCCGTATACAACAGCGCCGGTAGCGTTGTAGGCGTTCTCACCGACATCAATGCCGCATCCGGCGCCGATTCGGGCGATTCAGGCGCTGACTTTATGAGCATGGCGAGGATGTTCGGCGGTGGCGCCGGCATGCAGTCGTTTTTGGTTCCATCATCCGGCGTCAACGGCGTTATTGCGCTGGCAACGACTCAGGCGGCCGATCTCGCCGCCAAACGAGCAGCGGCAGCAAAAGCAACGCCCGCTGCGCCGGCAAAACCGAAGCCATTCTAG
- a CDS encoding PDZ domain-containing protein, with protein MKRLQWLMACVIYAVALPAMMAGAQSGARMPLQAQLDGVRRKVYPALVNITVVYRYYDEGRAHRNPAGGSGVIISPDGYVVTNFHVAGHTTHITCTLSGGATYDARDVADDPLSDLSILKLRTPPHSTLPYARLGDSSKLRVGDFVLAMGNPLMLSSSMTLGIVSNTKRVFTDFTGTEIQDVELDEGEKTGLYTRWIQHDALILPGNSGGPLVNLQGQVVGINELGDSGVGFAIPSNIVRTVFHQILDYGHVKRGWSGITVLPVDKMGRTTGALVSSITPNSPAQAGGIRPGDIIMAVNGQPTTVRFWEQVPVFYQNIATLPAGKRVAIRLLRNGVLQTREITIAPMRPFLGKEREVAADGVSVRSITPAMALERYLPNTNGVIVTGVRPGYPFESAQPPIAADDVIETVNGAHVTTLESFQRLMAATGGKDALIGFRRQDDQMFTVVKPEIPKAQDVSTDLPQAWLGIRTQVLVPEVAARLNLKGHTGFLITEVYPWTEAAKAGLRAGDAVVSLDGSPLTASRLQDSEDLKQAISNLSVGDVAKLGVIRNGVASTIACTLEATPTGASQEKTVRSKEFEFGARELSKLDRIRHHWAENENGLLVTEAINGGWANVAGLHIDDLLLSINGRQVPDAASFNRVMAAILKNKPKVISMFVRRDVETHFVFIQPDWSHLSR; from the coding sequence ATGAAGCGACTGCAGTGGCTGATGGCGTGCGTGATATACGCCGTGGCATTACCCGCCATGATGGCCGGGGCGCAATCCGGCGCCCGCATGCCACTGCAGGCGCAGCTGGACGGAGTGCGCCGCAAGGTCTATCCGGCCCTGGTGAACATCACCGTGGTGTACCGTTACTACGATGAGGGCCGCGCTCACCGGAATCCGGCCGGCGGCAGTGGCGTTATCATTTCACCCGACGGTTATGTGGTGACCAACTTCCACGTCGCCGGGCACACCACGCACATCACCTGCACCCTTTCGGGCGGCGCCACCTACGACGCGCGGGATGTTGCCGATGATCCGCTCTCGGACCTCAGCATTCTCAAGCTGCGCACTCCGCCGCATAGCACCCTGCCCTACGCCCGCCTCGGCGACAGCAGCAAGTTGAGGGTGGGTGACTTTGTGCTGGCGATGGGCAACCCACTAATGCTCTCCTCCTCGATGACGTTGGGCATCGTCTCGAACACCAAGCGCGTGTTCACCGACTTCACCGGCACCGAGATCCAGGATGTGGAGCTGGATGAAGGTGAGAAGACCGGACTCTACACCCGCTGGATTCAACACGACGCTCTCATCCTGCCGGGCAACTCGGGTGGGCCGCTGGTTAACCTGCAAGGCCAGGTTGTGGGCATCAACGAACTGGGTGACTCCGGCGTCGGCTTCGCCATTCCCTCTAACATTGTGAGAACGGTGTTTCACCAGATTCTCGATTATGGCCACGTCAAGCGTGGCTGGAGCGGCATCACCGTACTGCCGGTGGACAAAATGGGCCGCACCACCGGCGCGCTGGTCTCATCCATTACACCGAATTCGCCGGCGCAGGCGGGCGGGATCCGCCCCGGCGACATCATCATGGCCGTCAACGGCCAGCCAACCACGGTGCGCTTCTGGGAGCAGGTGCCGGTGTTCTACCAGAATATCGCCACGCTTCCGGCGGGCAAACGGGTTGCCATAAGGCTTCTGCGCAATGGAGTGCTGCAAACGCGAGAGATAACCATTGCCCCAATGCGCCCGTTCCTTGGCAAGGAGCGCGAGGTTGCCGCAGACGGCGTCTCCGTGCGCTCCATCACGCCGGCAATGGCGCTCGAGCGGTACCTTCCAAATACCAACGGTGTAATTGTTACCGGCGTGCGCCCCGGTTACCCATTTGAGTCGGCGCAGCCTCCAATCGCTGCAGACGACGTCATTGAAACCGTCAACGGCGCGCACGTAACCACACTGGAATCGTTTCAGCGCCTTATGGCGGCAACCGGCGGCAAGGATGCCCTCATCGGCTTCCGCCGGCAGGATGACCAGATGTTCACGGTGGTAAAGCCGGAGATCCCGAAGGCACAGGACGTTTCCACCGATCTGCCGCAGGCCTGGCTCGGAATCCGAACTCAGGTGCTGGTACCGGAGGTTGCGGCGCGACTAAACCTCAAGGGCCACACCGGCTTCCTGATCACCGAGGTCTATCCCTGGACGGAAGCCGCGAAAGCCGGACTGCGGGCGGGTGATGCCGTGGTCTCGCTGGACGGTTCACCGCTCACCGCTTCGCGCCTGCAGGACTCTGAGGATCTGAAGCAGGCGATCAGCAACCTCTCGGTAGGGGATGTCGCGAAGTTGGGTGTGATTCGAAACGGGGTCGCAAGCACGATCGCCTGTACGCTGGAGGCTACGCCGACCGGCGCATCGCAGGAGAAGACCGTTCGCAGCAAGGAGTTTGAGTTCGGCGCTCGGGAGCTCTCCAAGCTGGATCGGATCCGGCATCACTGGGCGGAGAACGAGAACGGCCTCCTTGTGACGGAAGCCATAAACGGTGGCTGGGCCAACGTAGCCGGACTGCACATCGACGACCTGCTCCTCTCGATAAACGGCAGGCAAGTGCCGGATGCCGCGTCGTTCAACCGGGTGATGGCCGCCATCCTGAAGAACAAGCCCAAGGTCATCTCGATGTTTGTACGCCGCGACGTTGAGACGCATTTTGTGTTTATTCAACCGGATTGGTCGCATCTGTCGCGGTAA
- a CDS encoding TIM barrel protein, producing the protein MEFGCSTLLYGSHSLQDALDGIHRAGFKAIELCAITGMAEHLTPVMLENPDALAQVKELAQSRDLAIESIGASMNLLDDSAPKRVQALSQAASWIGVPALTTGTGGRTGDEASFEAVVAALKRLTPILLDAGVKLSLKPHVGAAMHNTETAIRLMEMVDTRAVGLNVDASHLWRTPVPETPEETIPRLLPWLVTARIRDTLSHEQPIGPVETQIPGGGAMNLAAVIRVFESKPGLKCVTLEIVGTHSGWELSKVDAVVSECYRKLEALRES; encoded by the coding sequence ATGGAGTTTGGCTGCAGTACCTTGCTGTACGGCTCTCACAGCCTGCAAGATGCCCTGGACGGCATCCACCGGGCAGGCTTCAAGGCGATTGAACTGTGTGCGATAACCGGTATGGCGGAGCACCTCACCCCCGTCATGCTGGAGAATCCCGACGCGCTGGCGCAGGTGAAGGAACTTGCGCAAAGCCGCGACCTGGCGATCGAATCGATCGGCGCCTCGATGAATCTGCTGGACGACTCGGCGCCGAAGCGTGTGCAGGCGTTGAGTCAGGCGGCGAGCTGGATCGGTGTGCCGGCGCTCACCACGGGAACCGGCGGACGCACTGGCGACGAAGCGAGCTTCGAGGCGGTGGTCGCTGCGCTCAAGCGGCTGACACCTATACTGCTGGATGCCGGAGTCAAGCTGAGCCTGAAACCGCACGTGGGCGCGGCGATGCACAACACCGAAACCGCGATTCGGCTGATGGAGATGGTGGATACGCGCGCCGTGGGCCTTAACGTGGATGCCAGCCACCTGTGGCGGACACCGGTACCCGAGACGCCGGAAGAGACGATCCCGCGGCTGCTGCCATGGCTGGTGACGGCCCGCATCCGGGATACGCTGAGCCATGAGCAGCCGATCGGTCCCGTGGAGACCCAGATACCGGGAGGCGGCGCCATGAACCTTGCCGCCGTCATTCGCGTATTTGAGTCCAAGCCCGGCCTGAAATGTGTAACACTGGAGATTGTCGGCACCCACAGCGGTTGGGAACTGTCGAAGGTGGATGCTGTGGTATCTGAGTGCTATCGCAAGCTTGAAGCGCTCCGGGAAAGCTAG
- the rpiA gene encoding ribose-5-phosphate isomerase RpiA: MNAKQSAAEAAVRYVQSGMTLGIGTGSTAQYAIEAIGRRVREERLIVRGVPTSERSRELALENGIPLVEAHELDAVDLTIDGADEVDPSLDLIKGGGGALVREKIVAAMSRRMVVICDGSKPCAVLGAFPLPVAVMPFGWEVTRRRVEAVLGPAHLRMRSPGALEPFVTDDGLFVLDVRAGAIPNPAETEEEVKRITGVAEVGLFVGLATSALVGRDGGHVEELLPRRAAVPSA, from the coding sequence GTGAATGCCAAACAGAGTGCCGCAGAAGCCGCCGTTCGGTACGTTCAATCGGGCATGACTCTGGGTATCGGTACGGGTTCTACAGCCCAGTATGCCATAGAGGCTATAGGTCGGCGAGTCCGCGAAGAGCGCCTTATTGTCCGCGGAGTTCCTACATCCGAGCGCTCTCGTGAGCTGGCTCTGGAGAATGGCATCCCGCTCGTTGAGGCGCACGAGCTTGACGCGGTGGATCTTACCATCGACGGCGCCGACGAGGTCGATCCGAGCCTGGATCTCATCAAGGGTGGCGGCGGCGCACTGGTGCGCGAGAAGATCGTTGCCGCCATGAGCCGCCGGATGGTCGTCATCTGTGACGGCTCCAAGCCGTGTGCCGTTCTTGGCGCATTTCCGCTTCCCGTGGCCGTTATGCCGTTCGGCTGGGAGGTTACGCGGCGGCGTGTTGAGGCCGTTCTTGGACCGGCGCATCTGCGGATGCGAAGCCCCGGCGCGCTTGAGCCATTTGTAACCGATGACGGCCTGTTTGTATTGGATGTACGTGCGGGCGCCATCCCAAACCCGGCCGAAACCGAGGAGGAAGTGAAGCGCATCACCGGAGTCGCTGAGGTTGGCCTGTTCGTTGGACTGGCGACCAGTGCGCTGGTCGGGCGCGACGGCGGTCATGTAGAGGAGCTGCTGCCGCGGCGCGCCGCTGTGCCTTCAGCCTAG